One window of the Amycolatopsis mediterranei genome contains the following:
- a CDS encoding beta-N-acetylhexosaminidase: MVVIAIVALALGGHAGAARGDAGRTAPPVTGMNALVPQPVAVQQATGTGYAITASTTILVEPGSAPVEEIGVELARVLRRSTGYALPVVAAPGREAATADGISLLLSGAGAELGDEGYLLDVSAGGVVVRANQPEGLFNGVQTLRQLLPAAADSATIQPGPWPVPAGHIEDHPRFPYRGAMLDVARHFFPVATVERYLDEISRYKVNRLHLHLADDQGWRIAITSWPQLATVGGSTAVGGGPGGYYTQADYRAIVDYARAHYVTIVPEIDGPGHTNAALASYPALNCTGTAPPLYTGTDVGFSSLCVGKDITYTFLDNVLGELAGLTPGPYLHIGGDEAQSTKAKDYTSFEGKELPLVAGYGKAPMAWHDIAAVTPPASTVLEYWGTTTSEPKTAAAVARGNKVVLAPANKAYLDMKYSRKTKLGQNWAGYIEEQTAYDWNPGSYLSGVGESAVLGVEAPLWSETLVTLADLEFMTFPRLPAIAELGWSPAATHDWTSFRSRLGAQGPRWTVLGIGFFASAQIPWAPGTRAG, encoded by the coding sequence GTGGTCGTGATCGCGATCGTGGCGCTCGCCCTGGGCGGCCACGCCGGTGCGGCCCGGGGCGATGCCGGCCGGACAGCGCCGCCCGTGACCGGCATGAACGCCCTCGTGCCGCAACCGGTCGCCGTTCAGCAGGCCACCGGAACCGGCTACGCGATCACGGCGAGCACGACCATCCTGGTCGAGCCCGGGTCGGCGCCCGTCGAAGAGATCGGCGTCGAGCTCGCGAGGGTTCTCCGCCGCTCGACGGGCTACGCGCTACCGGTGGTGGCCGCCCCCGGCCGGGAAGCGGCCACCGCCGACGGGATCTCGCTGCTGTTGTCCGGTGCGGGCGCCGAACTCGGCGACGAGGGCTACCTGCTGGACGTGAGCGCGGGCGGCGTCGTCGTCCGCGCGAACCAGCCGGAAGGCCTGTTCAACGGGGTGCAGACGCTGCGCCAGCTGCTGCCGGCGGCCGCGGACAGCGCCACCATCCAACCCGGACCGTGGCCGGTGCCCGCCGGGCACATCGAGGATCACCCGCGCTTCCCCTACCGCGGCGCGATGCTCGACGTGGCCCGCCACTTCTTCCCGGTCGCCACCGTGGAGCGCTACCTCGACGAGATCTCCCGGTACAAGGTGAACCGCCTGCACCTGCATCTGGCCGACGATCAAGGCTGGCGCATCGCGATCACCAGCTGGCCACAGCTGGCGACCGTCGGCGGCAGCACCGCGGTCGGCGGGGGCCCCGGCGGCTACTACACCCAGGCCGACTACCGCGCGATCGTGGACTACGCGCGGGCGCACTACGTCACGATCGTGCCGGAGATCGACGGCCCGGGGCACACCAACGCCGCCCTCGCCTCGTATCCGGCGCTCAACTGCACGGGAACGGCGCCACCGCTCTACACCGGCACGGATGTCGGATTCAGCTCGCTGTGCGTCGGCAAGGACATCACCTACACCTTCCTCGACAACGTGCTCGGCGAGCTCGCCGGGCTCACCCCCGGCCCCTATCTGCACATCGGCGGCGACGAGGCTCAATCCACCAAGGCGAAGGACTACACGAGCTTCGAAGGCAAGGAACTGCCGCTCGTGGCCGGGTACGGCAAGGCGCCCATGGCCTGGCACGACATCGCCGCCGTCACCCCGCCGGCCTCGACCGTGCTGGAGTACTGGGGAACGACGACGTCCGAGCCGAAGACCGCGGCCGCGGTGGCGCGGGGGAACAAGGTGGTGCTGGCCCCGGCGAACAAGGCGTACCTGGACATGAAGTACAGCCGCAAGACCAAGCTCGGGCAGAACTGGGCCGGCTACATCGAGGAGCAGACGGCCTACGACTGGAACCCAGGGTCCTATCTCAGTGGCGTCGGGGAGTCGGCGGTGCTGGGCGTGGAAGCGCCGCTGTGGTCGGAAACCCTGGTCACCCTCGCCGACCTCGAGTTCATGACCTTCCCGAGGCTGCCGGCCATCGCCGAACTGGGCTGGTCACCGGCGGCGACGCACGACTGGACGTCGTTCCGGTCCCGCCTCGGCGCACAGGGGCCGCGCTGGACGGTGCTGGGGATCGGCTTCTTCGCCTCGGCGCAGATCCCCTGGGCCCCGGGAACCCGCGCCGGCTGA
- a CDS encoding endo-1,4-beta-xylanase — MRLGIRTAVWTALLAGASLAPPGAAYAASADLLAGHDWAHFSGAEPTAAGVKITPLDRWVTTPEGKRLQPNPPANLAGPHLDVSGDFGVDALMSVTGGKSAYLQLYGRLPVIYDEWRQERPSVRVGVVGGKLEVAVWDGGSDKAVETRTFGSGLAGDVAVSISRSGGKVTVSAGGKQLGSVGEHGAFSAGTVWFGADAQVGGGWTLRALTASGSAKIVDAPAWAQQPSSTSLRAKASALPRPVRVGSAIASTPLVDDAAYRTIAGREFDALTPENDMKPEFVQPSRGVFAFAEGDMLVDFARANGMAVHAHTLVWFEALPTWMRSAPDKKTVMLDHIKAVAGHFAGRVAEWDVVNEPMNEDNSDGLEHNLWYQAMGVAYIPQAFRAARAADPAATLYLNEYGVEQSGPRWDALYKLVKQLKADGVPIDGVGMQNHEYEKGDRTPPETFRKHVQALAALGLKVRVSEMDVVSGGDTTMQAKEFAGKLAVCRDEPNCTTFGMWGFTDRYGSTADIGQYPLAVGDALPWDQNLKPKKAYSAMLAELN, encoded by the coding sequence ATGAGACTGGGAATTCGCACGGCGGTCTGGACGGCGCTGCTGGCCGGCGCGAGCCTGGCGCCACCCGGCGCGGCGTACGCGGCATCGGCCGATCTGCTCGCCGGGCACGACTGGGCGCACTTCTCCGGTGCCGAACCGACGGCGGCCGGGGTGAAGATCACCCCGCTGGACCGCTGGGTGACCACGCCGGAAGGCAAACGCCTCCAGCCCAACCCGCCCGCCAACCTGGCCGGTCCGCACCTGGACGTCAGCGGCGACTTCGGCGTCGACGCGCTGATGTCGGTGACCGGCGGCAAGTCCGCGTACCTGCAGCTCTACGGCAGGCTGCCGGTGATCTACGACGAATGGCGGCAGGAACGGCCGAGCGTGCGCGTCGGGGTCGTCGGCGGGAAGCTCGAGGTCGCGGTCTGGGACGGCGGATCCGACAAAGCCGTGGAGACCAGGACGTTCGGCTCCGGTCTCGCCGGCGACGTCGCCGTGTCGATCAGCCGCAGCGGCGGCAAGGTGACCGTCTCCGCCGGCGGCAAGCAGCTCGGCAGTGTGGGCGAGCACGGCGCGTTCTCCGCGGGCACCGTGTGGTTCGGCGCGGACGCGCAGGTCGGCGGCGGCTGGACGCTGCGCGCGTTGACCGCGTCCGGCAGCGCGAAGATCGTCGACGCGCCCGCTTGGGCCCAGCAGCCGTCGAGCACGTCGTTGCGCGCCAAAGCTTCCGCACTGCCCCGGCCGGTCCGCGTGGGCTCCGCCATCGCCAGCACGCCGCTGGTCGACGATGCCGCCTACCGGACGATCGCCGGGCGCGAGTTCGACGCGCTCACCCCCGAGAACGACATGAAGCCGGAGTTCGTCCAGCCCTCGCGGGGGGTGTTCGCGTTCGCCGAGGGCGATATGCTGGTCGACTTCGCGCGGGCGAACGGGATGGCCGTGCACGCCCACACCCTGGTGTGGTTCGAGGCCCTGCCGACCTGGATGCGCTCGGCGCCGGACAAGAAGACGGTGATGCTCGACCACATCAAGGCGGTGGCCGGCCACTTCGCCGGCCGGGTCGCCGAATGGGACGTCGTCAACGAGCCGATGAACGAGGACAACTCCGACGGCCTGGAACACAACCTCTGGTACCAGGCGATGGGGGTGGCCTACATCCCGCAGGCGTTCCGGGCGGCCCGGGCGGCCGACCCGGCCGCGACCTTGTACCTCAACGAATACGGCGTCGAACAGAGCGGCCCGCGCTGGGACGCGCTGTACAAGCTGGTGAAGCAGCTCAAGGCGGACGGCGTCCCGATCGACGGCGTCGGGATGCAGAACCACGAGTACGAAAAGGGCGACCGGACCCCGCCGGAGACGTTCCGCAAGCACGTCCAGGCCCTCGCCGCGCTCGGGCTGAAGGTCCGGGTGTCCGAAATGGACGTCGTGTCCGGCGGGGACACGACCATGCAGGCCAAGGAGTTCGCCGGAAAGCTCGCCGTCTGCCGGGACGAGCCGAACTGCACGACGTTCGGGATGTGGGGGTTCACCGACCGCTACGGCTCGACGGCCGACATCGGGCAGTACCCCCTCGCCGTCGGGGACGCGCTGCCCTGGGACCAGAACCTCAAGCCCAAGAAGGCGTACTCGGCCATGCTCGCCGAGCTGAACTGA
- a CDS encoding glycosyl hydrolase family 8, with protein sequence MALALIAATATAGTGPAAAASRSPFETVNHPFPAHVTYATGVLPSASQAARDTAVERQYDSWKATYLVAGCAAGQYYVSTKGDDDAPNNGPVSESQGYGMNIVPLMAGYDVNAKAEFDGLWNLVSTHRDGHGMMQWQLDGKTCKYADSGTPDSATDGDLDIGYGLLLADKQWGGYSAAATDWLAKFYAADVAPDGHLKAEDDGDDNVTRPSDHMYDHLRAFAAYDKAHDWNKVITRTEAVDTAFSAKYSPATGLLSDFVLGADTGSPSPAPAKYRENQPDNIVGYNSIRVPWHLGTDALLNGSAAAVELSLATKESACLKAQSGGVPTKVYPHTNLDCTPHPTDGSGHSDTQAEEAGDAIGPAAMAAGDQAWTDAIWNELATNPFGDPYYGETIKMLVYIVMAGDYWSPTGPPGGGTGPAAPAALSVTGTTNSSIGLSWTEQDNTDPAVSYKVYEGSAVVATPTGTTATISGLAGGTSHTYTVTAVDAAGLESPHSGPVTATTGGGTGGGATVTVTKTADTGTGTYTDQAVITNNSGADVHGWNVQFDLSGRMTVTSAANAVVTSSAHHWTLTNTAADATIAAGGTLVVTFEGTYTKGKQYVAPTNVTLRTT encoded by the coding sequence GTGGCGCTCGCACTCATCGCGGCGACCGCGACGGCAGGTACCGGGCCGGCCGCCGCCGCGAGCCGGAGTCCCTTCGAGACGGTCAACCACCCCTTCCCCGCCCACGTCACCTACGCCACCGGAGTACTGCCCTCGGCGAGCCAGGCCGCCCGCGACACCGCGGTGGAACGGCAGTACGACTCCTGGAAAGCCACCTACCTCGTCGCCGGGTGCGCGGCGGGCCAGTACTACGTTTCGACCAAGGGCGACGACGACGCCCCGAACAACGGCCCCGTCTCGGAAAGCCAGGGCTACGGCATGAACATCGTGCCGCTGATGGCCGGCTACGACGTCAACGCCAAGGCCGAGTTCGACGGGCTCTGGAACCTCGTCAGCACCCACCGCGACGGTCACGGCATGATGCAGTGGCAGCTCGACGGGAAGACCTGCAAGTACGCCGACTCGGGTACCCCCGACAGCGCGACCGACGGCGACCTCGACATCGGCTACGGCCTGCTGCTGGCCGACAAACAGTGGGGCGGCTACTCCGCCGCCGCGACGGACTGGCTGGCGAAGTTCTACGCCGCCGACGTCGCTCCGGACGGGCACCTCAAGGCCGAGGACGACGGCGACGACAACGTCACCCGGCCGTCGGACCACATGTACGACCACTTGCGCGCCTTCGCCGCGTACGACAAGGCGCACGACTGGAACAAGGTCATCACCCGGACCGAAGCCGTGGACACCGCGTTCTCCGCGAAGTACTCGCCGGCGACCGGGCTGCTGTCGGACTTCGTGCTCGGCGCGGACACCGGCAGCCCGTCCCCCGCGCCGGCGAAGTACCGGGAGAACCAGCCGGACAACATCGTCGGCTACAACTCCATCCGGGTGCCGTGGCACCTGGGCACCGACGCGCTGCTGAACGGCAGCGCGGCCGCCGTCGAACTGTCACTGGCCACCAAGGAATCGGCGTGTCTCAAGGCGCAGTCCGGCGGCGTGCCCACCAAGGTCTACCCGCACACCAACCTCGACTGCACACCGCACCCGACCGACGGGTCGGGCCATTCCGACACCCAGGCCGAAGAAGCCGGCGACGCGATCGGGCCGGCCGCCATGGCGGCCGGCGACCAGGCGTGGACCGACGCCATCTGGAACGAACTCGCCACGAACCCCTTCGGTGACCCGTACTACGGCGAGACCATCAAAATGCTCGTCTACATCGTGATGGCCGGCGACTACTGGTCCCCCACGGGACCGCCCGGCGGCGGCACCGGCCCGGCCGCACCGGCCGCGCTGTCGGTGACCGGCACCACGAACTCGAGCATCGGCCTGTCGTGGACCGAACAGGACAACACCGACCCGGCCGTGTCCTACAAGGTCTACGAAGGCTCCGCGGTGGTGGCCACCCCCACCGGAACGACGGCCACGATCAGCGGGCTGGCCGGCGGCACCAGCCACACCTACACCGTCACGGCCGTCGACGCCGCCGGCCTCGAATCACCGCACAGCGGCCCAGTCACCGCAACGACCGGCGGTGGAACCGGCGGCGGGGCCACCGTGACCGTCACCAAGACCGCCGACACCGGCACCGGGACCTACACCGACCAGGCCGTCATCACCAACAACTCCGGCGCCGACGTGCACGGCTGGAACGTGCAGTTCGACCTCAGCGGCCGGATGACCGTCACGAGCGCGGCCAACGCCGTGGTCACTTCCAGCGCGCACCACTGGACCCTGACCAACACCGCGGCGGACGCCACCATCGCCGCCGGCGGCACCCTCGTCGTCACGTTCGAAGGGACGTACACCAAAGGCAAGCAGTACGTCGCACCGACCAACGTCACCCTCCGGACCACCTGA
- a CDS encoding ROK family transcriptional regulator: MLSGVVTGSLLREVNLQVVYRAVREAHPVSRAQLARRLGTSKPTTGRSVDALLAAGLIREAAPPADATSYGAVFFEPCPDAAVVLGLDVGSRYVRGLLVDLAGVELARADLPLTAAGGPAVLARAVEVRDRLLKQAGVADVSAAAVGIGGVIDPRTGEVRVANQHELNGFAATAGFRAALGVPVVVENDVNLAAVGEGAHGAGAGVRNFAFLSVGSGVGAGLVLAGELHRGQHGAAGEIDYVRADREFDPRSPAADAFLAHAEQRLARSSGSVSSGSVSSGTVLRSPVTAEAVMAAARTGDALAVSLVRLEATRIARAAAGLTRVVDVELIVLGGGLGLNGDLLLEPVRAALAELTPYPPRVEVSRLGAATLTGAVVVALRAVLEDLVPSRVAAAG, translated from the coding sequence GTGCTGAGTGGCGTGGTGACGGGTTCCCTGCTCAGAGAGGTGAACCTCCAGGTCGTCTACCGGGCGGTCCGGGAGGCCCACCCGGTGTCACGGGCGCAGCTGGCGCGCCGGCTGGGCACGTCCAAGCCGACCACCGGCCGGTCCGTCGACGCGTTGCTCGCCGCCGGGCTGATCCGCGAGGCCGCCCCGCCGGCCGACGCGACAAGCTACGGCGCGGTGTTCTTCGAGCCTTGTCCGGACGCCGCCGTCGTGCTCGGCCTGGACGTCGGCAGCAGGTACGTGCGCGGCCTGCTCGTCGACCTGGCTGGTGTCGAGCTCGCCCGGGCCGACCTGCCGCTGACCGCGGCCGGCGGGCCGGCGGTGCTGGCCCGTGCCGTCGAGGTGCGAGACCGGCTGCTGAAGCAGGCCGGGGTGGCCGACGTCAGTGCCGCGGCCGTCGGGATCGGCGGCGTGATCGATCCGCGCACCGGCGAGGTGCGGGTGGCGAACCAGCACGAGCTGAACGGGTTCGCGGCCACCGCCGGATTCCGGGCCGCGCTCGGGGTGCCGGTCGTCGTGGAGAACGACGTCAACCTGGCCGCCGTGGGGGAAGGGGCCCACGGTGCGGGTGCGGGGGTGCGGAACTTCGCGTTCCTCTCGGTCGGCAGCGGCGTCGGAGCCGGGCTCGTGCTGGCGGGGGAGTTGCACCGGGGGCAGCACGGCGCCGCGGGCGAGATCGACTACGTCCGCGCGGACCGGGAGTTCGACCCCCGGAGCCCGGCGGCCGACGCTTTTCTCGCGCACGCCGAGCAGCGGCTGGCCCGCTCTTCCGGCAGTGTCTCTTCCGGCAGTGTCTCTTCCGGCACTGTCCTGCGGAGCCCCGTCACCGCGGAGGCGGTGATGGCCGCGGCCCGGACCGGCGACGCACTCGCCGTCTCGCTGGTCCGGCTGGAGGCCACCCGGATCGCCCGGGCCGCCGCCGGGCTGACCCGGGTCGTGGACGTCGAACTGATCGTGCTCGGTGGCGGCCTCGGCCTCAACGGCGACCTGCTGCTGGAGCCCGTCCGGGCCGCCCTGGCCGAGCTGACCCCGTACCCGCCCCGGGTCGAGGTCTCGCGGCTCGGGGCGGCCACCCTCACCGGCGCGGTGGTCGTGGCCCTGCGCGCGGTGCTCGAAGACCTGGTACCCAGCCGGGTGGCTGCCGCTGGGTGA
- a CDS encoding glycosyl hydrolase 2 galactose-binding domain-containing protein yields MRRKFLVLAAVTLLAVAGHTASGAATAGPSAPVPRFAAGAAPGLSTLGATGWKVLSSATAGQGGQQISTPGFDTAGWLPVAPDDAGAPGTEITALLQNGKCPNVFFADNMKTCFGTQKKIGPETVPQFMVPWWYRTDFTPGLQAGQTASLVVNGIVGQADVWVDGKEVATQASVTGAYTRFTFDVTSLMLTGTNSVALEVYPNDPSKMLTLDDVDWNQIPPDNNTGIQFPVQLDVASALGVGNAHVVPNTSADLSSSALTVKADVTNNSAASQTGSITATVTPPSGAGPPIVVQQPVTVAAHATQTVSFTPGQNPGLTIAHPQIWWPYQLGAQPLYTLDTVIAQGGVATGSTHETFGIRTVTSALVGKSTGAPSGVRSFSVNGRPVVIRGGGFAEDLFLRYSSSGIARQIALMKNLGINLVRIEGHFFPDDFYQQMDAAGIMVDSGFQCCDAWENDSPGAADLAVRKLSSLTIAQHERNHPSVMSFSWSDNAPGAAEEAGTIDAFAQADFAVPLIASAEYNGSPKLGASGEKEGPYDYVPPNYWYDTSHFDKSDSTRTNAGGSWGFDSEQSAGDTVPTQDSISRFLSASDQAALWQNPGFNQYHANYEAGHGGYKFGTLFVFDQALTSRYGAWSDLSGYVEEAQVQNYENTRAQFEAFMDHSTNAAAPSTGTVYWQVNKGWPTVLWDLYNYDGDQAGSFFGAKKANGTLHALYALDNDTVTLDNLGGTTQSGLTVESKVYDIAGTLLDDQQAADLTLNSQQVRNAVLTPKVPATTTPPAAAKTYFVELLLRQGNAVVDRNVYWQSTQQDVVNWASTLGNPQASMTQYADLQALKSLPQSTIGAVASTRSQPGPDGADTVSTVTITNTSKTPAVGFFLRADVRRGNPDGTEQPGDNQVSSGLWDDNDVTLWPGESQTLNVSYRAADLHGATPVISLSGWNAAKIDVLAAGGSGTAPATPVDPTASATSGSTIEVGWTEPAGADPAVSYQVYEGGTVVAASTTTSATVSGLAAGSTHAFTVTALDAAGHESPPSAPVTATTPGGGTVSVTITKTADTGSTYTDTATITNNSGSAVNGWNLQFDLVGRMTVTSATGATVTSNAHHWTLTSIASDAAIPVGASIAIRFGGGYTKGKGYQPPVNVTFTGQSAPGGASSASTPSRTRFRPV; encoded by the coding sequence ATGCGAAGAAAATTCCTGGTGCTCGCGGCCGTAACCTTGCTCGCGGTAGCCGGACACACCGCGAGCGGCGCCGCCACGGCCGGCCCGTCGGCGCCGGTGCCCCGGTTCGCCGCCGGTGCGGCACCCGGGCTGTCCACTCTCGGCGCCACCGGCTGGAAAGTGCTCAGCAGTGCCACCGCGGGCCAGGGCGGACAGCAGATTTCGACACCGGGCTTCGACACCGCCGGCTGGCTGCCGGTGGCACCGGACGACGCCGGAGCGCCCGGAACCGAGATCACCGCGCTCCTGCAGAACGGCAAGTGCCCCAACGTCTTCTTCGCCGACAACATGAAGACCTGCTTCGGCACCCAGAAGAAGATCGGGCCGGAAACGGTCCCGCAGTTCATGGTTCCGTGGTGGTACCGCACCGACTTCACGCCCGGCCTGCAGGCCGGCCAGACCGCGAGCTTGGTCGTCAACGGGATCGTCGGCCAGGCCGACGTCTGGGTCGACGGCAAGGAGGTCGCCACCCAGGCCAGCGTCACCGGTGCCTACACGCGCTTCACCTTCGATGTCACGAGCCTGATGCTGACCGGCACGAACTCGGTGGCGCTCGAGGTCTACCCGAACGACCCGTCGAAGATGCTCACGCTCGACGACGTCGACTGGAACCAGATCCCGCCGGACAACAACACCGGCATCCAGTTCCCGGTCCAGCTCGACGTGGCCTCCGCGCTGGGCGTCGGCAACGCGCACGTGGTGCCGAACACCAGTGCCGACCTGAGCAGTTCGGCCTTGACGGTCAAAGCCGATGTCACCAACAACTCGGCCGCCTCGCAGACCGGTTCGATTACCGCGACGGTGACCCCGCCGAGCGGCGCGGGGCCGCCGATCGTGGTCCAGCAGCCGGTGACGGTCGCCGCGCACGCGACGCAGACGGTGTCGTTCACGCCGGGGCAGAACCCGGGCCTGACGATCGCTCACCCGCAGATCTGGTGGCCGTACCAGCTGGGCGCGCAGCCACTGTACACATTGGACACCGTGATCGCACAGGGCGGCGTCGCGACCGGCTCCACCCACGAGACGTTCGGCATCCGGACGGTGACCTCGGCCCTGGTCGGGAAGTCCACCGGGGCGCCGAGTGGCGTACGCAGCTTCAGCGTCAATGGCAGGCCGGTCGTGATCCGTGGCGGCGGGTTCGCCGAGGACCTCTTCCTGCGCTACTCCTCGTCCGGCATCGCCCGGCAGATCGCGCTGATGAAGAACCTCGGCATCAACCTCGTCCGGATCGAGGGGCACTTCTTCCCGGACGACTTCTACCAGCAGATGGACGCCGCCGGGATCATGGTCGACTCCGGCTTCCAGTGCTGCGACGCCTGGGAGAACGACAGCCCCGGTGCGGCCGATCTGGCCGTCCGGAAACTGTCGTCGCTGACGATCGCCCAGCACGAACGCAACCACCCCAGTGTGATGTCTTTCAGCTGGAGCGACAACGCGCCCGGCGCGGCCGAGGAGGCCGGCACGATCGACGCGTTCGCGCAGGCCGACTTCGCCGTGCCGCTCATCGCGTCCGCCGAGTACAACGGCAGCCCGAAACTCGGTGCGTCGGGGGAGAAGGAAGGCCCGTACGACTACGTGCCGCCGAACTACTGGTACGACACGAGCCACTTCGACAAGTCGGACTCGACGCGCACCAACGCCGGCGGGTCGTGGGGCTTCGACAGTGAGCAGAGCGCCGGCGACACCGTGCCGACGCAGGACTCGATCAGCCGGTTCCTGTCCGCGTCGGACCAGGCCGCTCTGTGGCAGAACCCCGGGTTCAACCAGTACCACGCCAACTACGAGGCCGGGCACGGCGGCTACAAGTTCGGCACGCTCTTCGTCTTCGACCAGGCGCTGACCAGCCGTTACGGCGCCTGGTCCGACCTGAGCGGCTACGTCGAGGAAGCGCAGGTGCAGAACTACGAGAACACCCGGGCGCAGTTCGAGGCCTTCATGGACCACTCGACCAATGCGGCCGCGCCGTCCACCGGCACGGTCTACTGGCAGGTGAACAAGGGCTGGCCGACCGTGCTGTGGGACCTGTACAACTACGACGGTGACCAGGCGGGCAGCTTCTTCGGCGCCAAGAAGGCCAACGGGACACTGCACGCGCTCTACGCCCTCGACAACGACACCGTGACTCTCGACAATCTCGGCGGCACGACGCAGAGTGGCCTCACCGTGGAGTCCAAGGTGTACGACATCGCGGGCACCCTGCTCGACGACCAGCAGGCCGCGGACCTCACCCTGAACAGCCAGCAGGTGCGCAACGCCGTGCTCACGCCGAAGGTGCCTGCCACCACGACACCGCCGGCCGCGGCGAAGACGTACTTCGTGGAACTGCTGCTGCGTCAAGGGAACGCGGTCGTGGACCGCAACGTCTACTGGCAGTCCACCCAGCAGGACGTCGTCAACTGGGCGTCCACGCTCGGCAACCCGCAGGCGTCGATGACGCAGTACGCCGACCTGCAGGCGTTGAAGTCGCTGCCGCAGTCGACGATCGGCGCGGTGGCGAGCACGCGAAGCCAGCCGGGGCCCGACGGCGCGGACACCGTCAGCACGGTGACGATCACCAACACCAGCAAGACGCCGGCCGTGGGCTTCTTCCTGCGCGCGGACGTCCGCCGCGGCAACCCGGACGGCACGGAGCAGCCGGGGGACAACCAGGTGTCCTCAGGGCTGTGGGACGACAACGACGTCACCTTGTGGCCGGGAGAATCGCAGACGCTGAATGTGTCGTACCGCGCGGCGGACCTGCACGGCGCGACCCCGGTGATCAGCCTGTCCGGCTGGAACGCGGCCAAGATCGACGTACTCGCGGCCGGAGGCTCCGGCACCGCGCCGGCGACGCCGGTCGATCCGACCGCGTCGGCGACATCGGGCTCGACGATCGAGGTGGGCTGGACGGAGCCCGCCGGTGCGGATCCCGCGGTGTCGTACCAGGTTTACGAAGGCGGCACGGTGGTCGCGGCGTCGACGACGACCAGCGCCACAGTGAGCGGGCTGGCCGCGGGGAGCACGCACGCGTTCACGGTGACCGCGCTGGACGCGGCGGGCCACGAGTCACCGCCGAGCGCGCCGGTGACGGCGACGACACCCGGCGGTGGCACCGTGTCGGTGACCATCACCAAAACGGCCGACACCGGGAGCACCTACACCGACACGGCGACCATCACGAACAACTCCGGCAGCGCCGTCAACGGCTGGAACCTCCAGTTCGACCTGGTGGGAAGAATGACCGTCACGAGCGCGACGGGCGCCACCGTCACCTCGAACGCCCACCACTGGACGCTCACGAGCATCGCGTCGGACGCGGCCATCCCGGTCGGCGCGAGCATCGCCATCCGGTTCGGCGGTGGTTACACCAAGGGCAAGGGGTACCAGCCGCCGGTCAACGTGACCTTCACCGGCCAGAGCGCGCCCGGCGGGGCGTCGTCGGCGAGCACACCGTCGCGGACCCGGTTCCGCCCGGTGTGA